The genomic segment ACGACCGCCAGCGCAGACCACCAGAGTCTCCGGGCAACACCCAGTGGATGCGCGGATCGACCACGCCGAAACCCTTTGATTTATCCACTGACTGCAAGGCGTCAgtcacgctgctgccacagcgTTTTTCCCACCAGCCAGCGGCACAGTCGGGCACCGGCGTCGAGATGGGCGTTGGTGTGTCGAAGGTGCGGCCAAGCCGCATTGCCACTCCGTCCCCCCGCCCTTTCTCGGTATCCCCGTCGCTCCCGTCCCTCCCATCGTCACCGGCTACCACGTCAAGGGTTGCTGACACTTTTGCGCAACTGAACGCCACCTCAGCTGCTGGAACTGGCATCACGAAGAACGCCAACGCCGTCTCATCGACCACCTGCGGAATTTCTACTGCTGCCGTCACCAGCGCGTCATCATCGGGCACCGAAGCCGTCGTGAACGCCATCAAAAGCCCAATTTCAGACTTGTCGCTGCCGATGACGGCCTCGCGACAGGCTACGGCGGTGTGCACGACTGGGGAGCAGGAAACACCGTCGGCGCACATTGCATACTCTCTCCCCTCCAAGCGATCGAGCGAGACGCTTGACGAGCCAACAGAGGACACCGAGCTTACCTCGCaagaggtggtggtgtgcaTGGAGGCAAAGAAGAAGGAAGTTGTGGAGCGTGACCGCATTGTCGGCGCTGTCGCcagcgatgcggcggtgctgaagtCGTCCTGCACCATTTCCTGCTCCCCTAGCTCGCAGATGATGGTGGCACTGGAGGCGCACTatcacggcggcgtcgattCACTGGAGGAAGACGATGATGTGATTAGCGACGCGACGATGACGGTGGTGGGCAGCGAGAGCCACACGGTCATCCGAAACTTCACTGCAGCAGTGGTGCAAGAGTCGGAGCAGAGCGGCATTTCGATCTTGTCCCACCACTTCCGCGTAAGCAGCGGCCCCATCGGGAAGGGTGCCTTTGGCGCCGTATACAGGGCTCTGAATCTGGATACGGGCCGAATCGTGGCGGTGAAGCAGTCGCGCTACTCTTACGATGACAAAACGGCGGACCTCAACTGGCGTGAGTTTCAAATGTGGTCGAAGCTGCCGCCACACGCAAACGTCATCACCTTCTACGGTGCGTCGAGGGAGGTCGACACAAACCAGCTACTGCTCGTGATGGAGtacgccagcggcggcagcattGTGCAGCTGTACCGCTACTTTCGGCCCATTCCAGAGCCGCTCTTCTACGATCACGCCGTTGGCATTGCACGCGGCCTGAAGCACCTGCACGACCACAATGTGATTCACGGCGACGTGAAGCCGGAAAATGTGCTGACGCGCTCAGACGGCAGCGTGGCCATCTCCGACTTcgggtgcagcagcttctccttggTCAGCTCGGACAACGGCAGTCCTTTGCTCCGTTCCTCCAACCAGGAGAACGGTTCCTTGCAGCTATTCGGGACAGCTGCCTACATGGCACCGGAAGTGATCTTGAATGAGCCACATCTCAAGTCAGATGTGTGGGCCTACGTGTGTacgctggtgcagctgtgGCTGGGGAAGCCACCGTGGTCCTATGGTGAGCTCCGCTTCTCGGTGCTGGACTCTATTCCACTCATGTTCTACATTGCGAATGAGGACGTGGTGCCCTTCACGACGGAGCAGCTAGAGAGGTCGCCGAGGTGGTTGCAGTGCATCGCCCGGCGCGCGTTTGAGCGGAACGtggagcggcgctgcaccatGGCGGAAATCATCAGCATCCTGGCCGATTACAGCAAAGTGTACCGCCCTTAGGTGACGCCGCAAGCTGTTTGCGGATGTGCTCATGCCTCATCCCCCTGCTCGCTTCATTTCTCCTCCTTTGCTCGCCACCTCTCTCGCGTGCTCTGGGATCCTCTCTGTCCCTGCACCGTCCGCGCTGTTCTTGTCGTTGCCGCTGGTTCTCATGCCGTGTTTCTTTCGCTTCcatttttttcgttttttcgtttttgtttttttcgtttcggGTTTGCGCGCATTTCACCGTCGCCTTCCTCATCACTGTTCCGCCCCTCTGTTGTTCCTGTCTTCTCCGCCTTTGTTGTTCCTATCGTGGGCGGGTGCCTTTCTTTTCTCCGTgctctaccccccccccctccccccatcccTTTCTCCTTGTGCGTCCGTGTGTCGGCCTggtctgtctctctcccaGCCTCATCACAGCCTCCCCTCCCTACACCTCTGCACTGTGTCctatgtgtatgtgcgttcACGattgcgtgcgtgcgtgggtgggatAGGCTCATGAGCgtatctctctctgtatgtgtatgtgtatgtgtgtgtgtgtgtgtgtgtgtgtgcggtcaTACTTTTCCGACCTTTCTTGCTACTGCTCTTTTTCTCATCGCTTCGCTTACCGACTTCTCTGGCCTTATGTATGTTTACTTTTTCGTCGTTGCTCGCTTCCTTCACCGTCgagtcccccccccctcattTGTCTGTCCGCCCGATCGGCGCTCACTTTATGCCCAAGGACAGTGAAAAACCGAATATATaacacacactcgcacacagcCCCCTCACCTAGGCGCCATTGCAGGAAACACTGCGTTACATGGAGGAAAGGGTGTCTCATAATTCTCCCCTATTGCTCTCTTGTTAACCCACCGCATCCTTGTCCGGGCGGTGGAGGGGGCTAGTGACAGCGAGAGCGAGTGGATTCGATATTGTCACCTGTATATGTGTAATGTGCCCGTAGATCCTCTGCTAGGGTGATGTACAGTCTCATGGGAGAAaatgctgcgcagccggcCTGGACAGGAGCGCCCCTCCGCGTGCAAGTGTGCTATAATGTTGAGCTGCCGAAAGGCTGCCGCGCATGGTGAGCCCTTCCGCGCTGCACAGATCCTCTACTCGACTTGCCATGCAAGCACGCTGTACAGCCCATATGTTCATGCATGACAGATGCTGCatatgcgctgctgcttgcctCTCTCATGGCCGTACGCCAGATCACGGTACTCGTTGCCCTGCGCTCGCTCGTGTGAGCTCTCTTGTGGCCTCGCCCTTTTCTGTTCTCAGTCGCGGAACGCTTTTGTCGAGccattcccccccccctcccccttccccgctcccttcttcttttcgttcGTCCGCTCCACTCGCCCGCATGCATATGAGTATATCCTCGCAAAGCGTGCGTCTTGACTGTGCAcctccaccctcccccctggTCACTGCCCCCGCttccccccacccactccCACGCAGTCGGCCGGCTTCTCATTCTCCTTTTCTGCACCGTCGCGT from the Leishmania major strain Friedlin complete genome, chromosome 32 genome contains:
- a CDS encoding putative protein kinase codes for the protein MDSTLAKLPATRWDRLIAVLEENEPERAIDAPNILERAKKLNLSDLELFYLLLMRYQDKQPKILLDVVSLYAMMSTWMEWIVQVQRCLDAKKRKMDASSPSHTATGGSVLMPTSSDFADSGCTFLSCSSGYCTNTPLSSNPVYSSENYDNDFGSGPDSATHVARNPVSSSVRGFHDKSGRRSHSTSFHRCFDLGPDWKWDGSLDFLRNGRVLSCLVEETLDHCGKLEVLQDDHCVHPGTPNPITHEILYPSLADIDRVFKGAAEDGATGVVSASRSFSTLNYLSTLDLSRGLQLSRSDKAQPSKALKLIEEQGKNLAAAEQWVRKLNSMCERFLGWEKSAHKNRAFFDLCNPGNLVRPLNSDDARLLYRMHWLAVALYRAVKDASIIPEPPRMSFIVCRDDLGGLPDTSAEDDEIGLLVATRCSCLPLKARLNVTMKDFNSMQLLHPDMKHAPRVLPCTIVKDEVFAYFEEHHTFVPVWSVFQYHLQQFDGLTWCFEMSRQEREQERQVLGTNFSAARPDLGASDDFAFNGSSAAFDLTVRSSTVRHDRQRRPPESPGNTQWMRGSTTPKPFDLSTDCKASVTLLPQRFSHQPAAQSGTGVEMGVGVSKVRPSRIATPSPRPFSVSPSLPSLPSSPATTSRVADTFAQLNATSAAGTGITKNANAVSSTTCGISTAAVTSASSSGTEAVVNAIKSPISDLSLPMTASRQATAVCTTGEQETPSAHIAYSLPSKRSSETLDEPTEDTELTSQEVVVCMEAKKKEVVERDRIVGAVASDAAVLKSSCTISCSPSSQMMVALEAHYHGGVDSLEEDDDVISDATMTVVGSESHTVIRNFTAAVVQESEQSGISILSHHFRVSSGPIGKGAFGAVYRALNLDTGRIVAVKQSRYSYDDKTADLNWREFQMWSKLPPHANVITFYGASREVDTNQLLLVMEYASGGSIVQLYRYFRPIPEPLFYDHAVGIARGLKHLHDHNVIHGDVKPENVLTRSDGSVAISDFGCSSFSLVSSDNGSPLLRSSNQENGSLQLFGTAAYMAPEVILNEPHLKSDVWAYVCTLVQLWLGKPPWSYGELRFSVLDSIPLMFYIANEDVVPFTTEQLERSPRWLQCIARRAFERNVERRCTMAEIISILADYSKVYRP